A single region of the Nocardioides sp. W7 genome encodes:
- a CDS encoding FABP family protein translates to MPFEIPENLHPDCGPIAWLLGTWRGNGHGDYPTIDGFQFGQELIFTHDGRPFFHYMSRAWIVDEAGEKVREGAIETGFWRAKPGGRLEVLLTHNTGISEIWYGQAEGGKVELRTAGVSFTETAKEVTEGHRMYGNVEGDLLYANDLAMVGQDLQPHTWARLQRA, encoded by the coding sequence ATGCCGTTCGAGATCCCCGAGAACCTTCACCCCGACTGTGGCCCGATCGCCTGGCTGCTGGGGACCTGGCGCGGCAACGGGCACGGCGACTACCCGACGATCGACGGCTTCCAGTTCGGCCAGGAGCTGATCTTCACCCACGACGGGCGGCCGTTCTTCCACTACATGTCGCGCGCCTGGATCGTCGACGAGGCGGGCGAGAAGGTCCGCGAGGGCGCGATCGAGACGGGCTTCTGGCGGGCCAAGCCGGGCGGCCGGCTCGAGGTGCTGCTCACCCACAACACCGGCATCAGCGAGATCTGGTACGGCCAGGCCGAGGGCGGCAAGGTCGAGCTGCGTACCGCGGGGGTGTCCTTCACCGAGACCGCCAAGGAGGTCACCGAGGGACACCGGATGTACGGCAACGTCGAGGGCGACCTGCTCTACGCCAACGACCTGGCGATGGTCGGCCAGGACCTCCAGCCGCACACCTGGGCCCGACTGCAGCGAGCGTGA
- a CDS encoding Fur family transcriptional regulator has protein sequence MSDDLRSKLRGSGYRLTPQRELILGAVEKLRHATPDEVYAEVQTHSTAVNISTVYRTLEVLEELGLVRHAHLADRAPTYHAVTGHTHFHLVCRNCGRVESVDPEVVQPFVDTLRTDRGFVADVGHLTVFGECEECPT, from the coding sequence GTGAGCGACGACCTGAGGTCCAAGCTGCGGGGGAGCGGCTACCGGCTCACTCCTCAGCGCGAGCTGATCCTCGGAGCCGTCGAGAAGCTGCGGCACGCGACGCCCGACGAGGTGTACGCCGAGGTCCAGACCCACTCCACGGCGGTCAACATCTCCACGGTCTACCGCACCCTCGAGGTCCTCGAGGAGCTCGGCCTGGTGCGGCACGCGCACCTGGCCGACCGCGCCCCGACGTACCACGCGGTGACCGGCCACACCCACTTCCACCTGGTCTGTCGGAATTGTGGCCGGGTCGAGTCGGTTGACCCGGAGGTGGTGCAGCCGTTCGTCGACACCCTGCGCACCGATAGGGGCTTCGTCGCCGACGTGGGCCACCTGACCGTGTTCGGCGAGTGCGAGGAGTGCCCCACATGA